The Toxoplasma gondii ME49 chromosome XI, whole genome shotgun sequence region TCGTTCTGAAATGGCATCAACGAGACACACTTCAGCTCATCCACAACTAGTATCACAAAGCGATACATATTTCCAAAGATAAACATGCAGTTACTTTATGTAATAATGAACTGGGTCACGTAGTGAAGGCGACAAAATGTGTTGCTACAGTGCATCAGTTACAGGATTCTACGATTGTTTCGGGGTCGGACATGGCCTTGGTGGTTGGGAAGAAGCTGAACAATATCAAGGGCTCTATTTTTGTTCCTCTTCAATGACACACGTTGGTGAATAGTTTCAAACTGCTAACACCACTATCGACGTCGACACCCTCATCGCGATGGTAAAAGTATGGATCTCAGAAacatctttctctcctctcactTGGTTACCTGCTCAGCGCCAAATTCCTGGGCCTAGCCAGCTGCCTGTCAAGTTCTCACAGTTTTGCCTCGTTTGCACCTGTTTCGTGAATGCCGCATTCCGCCGACGTGTCCGACGAACGCTTGGATACCTGGAGCTCTGGTGCATAAAAACCACGCATGCGTCTTGATTTCCCCAGTCTCTCCAATAAAAGTCAACGCAGGTTGATGGCACGTTCATGTAGTCGAAATCCCATCAAAACCACATAATAGTGTCCTCAAATTGCCTTTAGTTTTACTAGGCAGTGGCGTCAGCATTCGGAAGAGGTGGCTCACGAGTGTCAGGGTCAGGCGACGGCTAACAAGAACGGGCAGGGGATGTCCCCGTCGTCAGGTGAAGAAAAACGTGCAAACATGTAAATGTGTGTGTATTCCCGGCCCTAGACTGAATGTAGCCACAAGTCTTCTAGATTGTGGTCCAGCTGTGTTTTTAGGTTTGCGAATACACAGTGCGTCTTGTCACGAGCATGGCCACAGTGCATATTGTCACGGACGATCTACAGGCATTGCATACTGGTTCCTTATTTTACAGCAAAGCGGGCGTATGTTTACGTACACGATCCGATAAAGCTATTGCAGTTGTGTGCAGACACAGGGAGGGAAGCAGATaaaggaggaaacggaagtTGAGCGGTGGAACGAAAAGCACACGTTGGAATTCGTAATCAGATTACGGTGTGATGCAAACATGCCGGCCACTCCGTGGCACCTGTCTCTtaaaaaagaaacacaatGCTTGTCTCACGCTTCACGTGCGCTCccccttctctgtttcgcctttTTTAAACTGTTATTAGAAAATTACGAAAATTGTCTCGGGTAATGTACCCAAAAGGGCAGCGAAGATAGACCAGGGTCCAGAAAAAGACGCGCACAGGCTAAACTGCAGACGGGTTTGCTCAAAAAGCTGCTCcgcctttgtttctgttGGGTTTCGCCCCTTGTGTCTGCCATGCTGCAAGTACGTAAGTCGCTTTTCGCGCTCCCAACCTTTCCAGTTGTCTCGCTTTTTTAGAACAACCAATTGGTAACGTTATTGTCGTGACCTGCACTTAGCGTGAGGCATCGCCATCGTGTTTTAAGTCTAGTTTGCCAGCTACAAAAGGTCTCTTCCCTTCATTGTCGTGTTTTTCTTTGGTCCTACCGAAGCGAGCGGCTCTTTCTACGCTGTACTGAGTGTTTGGGTTCGTGTCCCTTTCGTAGTGTAGCGTGTACGGGTTTTATTGTATGCCTTCAGTGCAAATGACTGGCAAGTAAGCCTACAAGTACACGGGTCTGTTACTTCTGTGTCATGTTTTTTGTTGTAGCGAAAGTCTCACCTTGTACAGTAGGTGTCCTCTGCGTCCCCTGCAACTGCACGACTCAGTGGGTCTACTCCGCTATCTTTCCTTCTGCCATTCATCTTCGGAGCCTCGAAAGCAAACAAGTTCGTGTTCTGCCTGATATCTAGTCTTCACCTGGCCTTGaacttgttttttctgtcaaTTTGTTAAGTTGCCTGGTTGAGGGCCACAGTCGCCAGTGCCGTTCAGCTTGTAAAGGCCTATCCCAGTTTTTCAGTTTTTTGCATTGCCTGACGCTTAATGAAGCGAAATCCTTGTCCGTCCTCAGTCTGCAGTCTGTGGAGGGTATGCTGTTTCATTAGCCTCCGTAAAGAGCAACCTGCCATTGTTAGGTGGCGGAATTAACCATACTGCGATCCAAGACCGTAGGAGTTTGGCCTTTCCAGCACTACCAACTCCAGGGGAGTAGACGAGATAAAAGAGAAGACTCCAGTCCATCAGATGTTCTTCTGGTAGCCGCATTCGTTCTTTTTTGCTCCAACCAAGACGTGCTCCGCCACGGACAGTGACCATGGGGAATAAACACTCTGTGATCCCGTTGATTTTTGACATGAAGATCAAAGCAAGAGAACTGGTGAGTACTGCAGCGAAGTCTACAGACGAAACGACGTAAAAGATGTGGTTCATGTCACTGCGAGGTGTCAACCAAGACAACACTGATGCGGCGGTGATAGGTTTGAAGGAAAAGCTtggcagaaacagaaattTGCCATGCTAGTCAACAAGGACTCTACCCTTCTATTAGCTTCTGCTTTTGTGTACTCCATCGTTGATGGGACAAAGATACGCGTCCATATTATCCACTTGCCATAAATAGAGAACACACTTCTGTATAAGTTCACAGCTTTACCGATGTAGAGGAGCCCGATGGGTTTCGTTACCTACCGCtttgcgtcttctgtttcagtTGTGAAAAGCTCCCTGTATTCCTACGGGTTGTCGATGTGCCGTCTTGGGGGGGCCGTTTTCGCAGAAACGTCAGAGCGAGAGGTGTTACcgggagagcgagggagagaaggggaaagtGAAGGCGGCGCTGCAGAAGAATAACAGCGAGGGCGCAAGGTGAGGCTAGAGCAGGGGAGATCGATAAGATGTGAACCCTAAACCATACATGGCGAATCACAGAAGTAGATGCATTGCAACATACATGATCTGCTATGTACAATGTAAGTCGTCACATGTACAAATATGCTCACACGCGAGTATATCGCTAATTTGTTTGCCAGGGTTTTCGCACAGAATTTTATTCGAAAGCAGCAGGAGGGGCTTCATTGCTTGCAGCTATCATCGAAGCTCGATGCGGTCGCCTCTCGTCTGGACGCTGCCCACCGGTCTCAACAGGTAAATTTGGTACATGGGTGAATCAAGCCGCTGTCACGCCGGCAAGGTATTATGAACTGCACTTCTGGAAAAAATACAGTCCAGTGCAGAAGTTCATGCAAACATATTTACAAAGATATctgtatatgcgtatgtatatgcaGAAAGACACCCCTCTAGATACAAGTTTTTCTAGCCCTTTCAGACTGGCATTGTATATTCACATATGCGTGAATACGAGTGCGACTGTCTCGCTGACTGTCAATTGCGAATCACCTTCTGATAGTCCCGCGTATTACGGAAGGCTTTCCCCTCACTGCTGAAGTCAAGAAAACCCAAAAGACAACCTCACAAGATCTCAAGCGATTAATGAACTTTTCCCCGATGTAGATAAGACGGTGACACCATTTCTGGCCAAAGTTATCTGCAAATAACATGCGTGTGTTCTCACTCTTGCAAGCTGtcgaacacagagagaacaaagcaGTACTGTTATGacacagtgaagaagacTGCAAATGGGTGTAGGGATATACTTGATTACAGCAGCTTAAAAACGTCATTCACTTTCTAAGGAGTAATCCGGTGTCACTGCGTACACATGGTATACTTGCTGACAGCGTCGCGTGCACAGGAGTATGATTTTACGTATACTCTTAGAATATTTAAGTAGACTCGACGAGGCGAAGACATTCCTCGATTATTTCTTCAAAAACAATATGTCATTCATCGGTTATCTGGAGTCGGTGTTTGTCAGATGAGCAAGCAGATGAGGTCAGCAGCTTACGGATTGTCGAATGCATTAAGGACTTTAGATGGCGGCACCTCTCTGAGGCAGATGGAGGAGTTTGCGAAACTGTTCGATGATCTGGTGAGAACTGTCCTGTACAAGAAGTCACTTTGAGTGGTTTCCTCTTTGTTTCAACTTCTGCCACAAATATATCCGCGGGAAGGACATAGGAGACTTGCGTGAAGCCACTTTTTGCACTGccttctctcgtgtctttcctttcttccgtgtccatgtctctgcagcagctCCCACTATTAGCAAGATTGAAACTGATCTCTGCCCTGTAACTTGTTCGCGCGTGGATCGAGGTCTTTTTCGTATGAGCCgcttgtctgtgtgtgtaaTGAACTCCAACTGGTTCCCTCGTCAGGATGTACGGAGCGACTCCGTATCGACTCTCCTCGATGCCTCAACATCCACATCAATTCCTCTGGAGCAAGTAGACGACGTTCTTAAGCACGTGGCGACCGCCGCGAAAATCCACATGGAGTGTGGTGAGCACTTGCAAACATTCATGTTAGAATTGAATCGTGATTTCTCGAAGTCAGTAGAAACCTTCGAGAGGCTTCTGATCTTTGTTGTATGATTGCCACAAGAACATGCACTCGCTCTCCGTTAAAAGAACACATTTTACAGGGGGTGTCTTCCGCAACTTAAAGGTAACAGACTCAGCTTTATGGAAGCTGAAGGCATTGATCGGTCAGCATGCTGCTCAACGATCTACTCAAATCTAGTTGTAAGCAAACATGCGCGGGTACTAGAAatagagagaacaagaagtgGTGTTAGCGAAATCCGAAGTGTGCTGCCTTGCTTTTTCAGCTTGTTGCGTTTTTGAAATAGAAAAACAATTTGGTCGTGGAAACTCTCCCTTCAACACACTGCAGCGCGCGGGAGCTCCACCTACAATACCCTGGCTACGAATGCGGACATGGTGCACAATCATCGCAagctttgtctttcttcccctaAATAAGAGTTTCTGGACGCAGCGTAGCTCTCTACCTTTTCTATTTCCGTGTTTCTAATCCTCGTTTCTAGATGAAGATCGCCGAACACAAATGGATCGTACACTTCCAAAAAGCTTGTTCCATGCCGCCGGCTAATTTATCATAttctgtttgttttcttcctctcttcgcaaCATTCGAAGAAGATTTCTCACAGACAAGCGCCTCGCTGACActgaagagacaagaacaCGTAGGACCGATCGCATCTCCCGCTTTCGGGCAACACCCAATAAGCTACAACACAAGCAAACGTGAATCAGATAAACGGCTTCCTGTTTCTGTATATGAGCGACATCCCATTGCCGTGGGCACCGCTGCGGACCCTTTCAAAGAGATCAACTCCATAGTTGGCAGAGGTGAACTCCCGTCTTCACCAGGAGATTCAATAGGTTCATCCTGTGGAGGCGTAGGACTGATGCCTGCACGAGTAAGCTCTCGCCTGGTCTCAATACATTCGTAGGCACGCctacacagaaagaaaaggatcCCTGCCAGAAAAGAACCGTCCTGGAAGAACATTATTCTTGATATAACACTGCAATCTTCTCTATGTGCGGTAGTGATTGCAACACAGATACTGTAGAGCGAGCTGTGTTCACCACGTGTGAGGGACATTGTATCACCAATTGAAGGCCGAGAGCTTTTTGCGTCTTCACTAGGTGTCAGAATATGCCAACCGTTTCTCATTCTGCGTCTGATGCACTAAGTTTTAGCCATCGGGAATTCGCTCCATTGTCATTCGCCATAGGCAGAATGAGTTGCTGTCAAGCAGTTTCCGTGTCACATTCGCATTGTTGCTAACAAAAGCAGAGTTTGCTGTGtgtcgcatgcacgcagatCTGGGGAGGTAGTCCATCACCGGCATCGCATCATCCTCAACTTTAACAGCACATAAGCTCATGAGCGGGAAAGTACTCTACCACCGAGTAGCAAGGTCGACTGCGTCACAGATGTTCTATGGACCCTTTCAtccttcttcgttccctctcttttctcttatTCGTTCACTTTACCTCGAGATTTTGCCAAGATTTCAGAACTGACAAAACAGTGAAACCGTGTATTTCTGTTCGCCCCTTCTGCATCTCCGCGTGGCTCCTGCCTGTTTTGCCTATCTGTGCACGTTGAAAACATAACCCGGCTGGCCACACCGTATTTTAGATCCCTGTCGAAAGCGCAACTAGACTTTTTGACTATTCTGTTCACGTTACTTGCGATGGAAGAGGGACCGAAAGTCGTTTCTTGCTACAGTCGAACCGAAACCATGGCAAGATACCCGCGAGACACAATCAAGTTCTTTTCGAGCCCAAGAGGCTCGCACACGCCCTGCATTGCCTAGAAAACCTCTACGACGAAAGAACTTCCTCGATCGAACAAAAAGCATAGCGATCCTCCTGCTCCTAAGTGCGTTTTTGCTCACAACCAAAATAACGGACAAACGAGTaaaggagaaacaagaggaaagaTAAACAAAATACTCTTTTTCTCCCAGTTCATACCCACTACCCTCTCATCCCCCTCTCCAGCAGTAGCACATTCTTTAGATTACCTTTCCTTCGCTTGGGTGCGAGACGTCTGTTGGGTTCAAAAGCAACGAGACTTCGTGTTAGAAAGCATGAGACCCATCTGTGTGATTGCTAGAACATCGTGATGCGCACAGCTTATACGGCCACCGCACTGGACCTAGGGCGCGAATCtacacagaggagaagcaatAATAGTGAGGAACAGCAGAACAGTGGACTacaacgagaaagaagcacgAGGCCAGAAAAGGAGGGAGtcgaagcagacagagggagaaaaggttGAAGAGTCAGGgcatctctgtctttcttgcGGTTTGCCGTTCTACCGTTTGCGACCAACAGACGACTCCAGAACGCCAATGACGGAAGCCTTGCTTCGCCGTTGCACATACCATCTGATATCTTGCTCTTCCCCATAGTTACCATCCCACAAACAGATATTACTTCAGCCACTAAGATGATGCGGAGATGCTCGCCTTTGCTATCGTGTCTTTTCAcggcagaagacgcggaggagTGTGGAAGGTCGcaagggggggggggcagtTTTGGGGGGGGGACTGACGGCTGTCTGTCCCAGAAGTTCAATTGCATCTTTTTCCCATCTTCTGGTTATTCCGTTTCTGAACATTTTTCCAGAGGCGAAAccgagtttttcttctctcttcaccgaATTTTTGCTTCACACTGCATGGAAGTGAAGCAGCCGGGTCTCCTTGCTTCTAGTCTCGTCTGGTTGCTAGCTTGCTGCTCTCCAAAACATGCGCTTCGCCACGAAGCCAGAATTTTTTCACTTACATTTTCGTGCACCAACCAGTTTCTGTGTGCGCCTTCAAGCTGCAAAGTGGTTGGCCTACACACGATCCCGCTTTTAATTTCACCTTCCgttcttcctgtttccccTGGTTTTCCGCGTCATCTGACCATTCATCATTCGCGTGAGAGGACAGCCCAATTAGCGTTCTCTCAGAGGCCAGCTGTGTGACTTCCACGTCTGTGTGGACGGACGGCAAAAAGATAATGTACCTCTTTGACAAAGCAACTGTATAAACACAGTGTGTCACACCATATCTAAATCTGACTGTTCAGAAGACACACACTTACGTCGACAACTATATGTGGGTATAAAGAGGTTTGCACATTTTCCTCATGACGCCCACCATCCCTCTTCGGTGATACGAGATACATCGTACCAATCCAGAGAGCTGTCCGTGAATCGTCTCCAGACCCAACGCTCGGGGGCGCACTCTTGTCCACGCGTGTGTGCTCGAGTCTTGTGCGTTTCGTTCGCCCTTATATCCGTTCTTATCTTCGGTTGAAAACTGGTTTTGGTTGTGTGCCTGTTCCTGAATGTAATGCCAGAAAACGGACGGTGGACGTGACGACAGTCATTTCTCCTAACAGATTTCGAGTACGAATGTCTCCTGGGCAACTATGGATGTCAACAGTTGGGCCTCGGTTGCATGTTAAAATAGTTCTACCAGCCCCGTCTACCTGCGCTGGCGCAAGGTTTTGTCTGTGTGCGTGCATTGGGATGTCGGACACATGAGTTGGCGACATCGAGAAAGATTATACCATTTCTTGGAACCTAAAAAGACGTGGGGCGGTTCAGACGCTGGGTGAACTTCTTTGGTCCGTGGTTGTGATGAAAGACCTCTGCCACAAGCAACAACGTTCGACGTAAAGCCACTCGAAATTTGCTTCCGGGAAACATCGcggctctctctgcgtgTAATTACTTGGACATCCGGTGCTCACAATCTTAAAGAACAGACAAGGAAGCGCTAATCCGTCCGCCCTCCCATGGTCTACTTTCGCGTCTTGCTGCCCTGAAGTGCCCCATGGAGACTTTGCTGTTCAGCCGCCTGTGAAGGTTACAGCGTGACGAAGAATCAGCCGTCGAGAAAGCCATCTTCCTGTTTCTACGCTGAGCATACACGCTGTGAACGACCCGAGTCTTCCATTCAAAGTGCGTTTCCCGGAGAGACGGATGACGTTCAGCGCATCCCGTGTCCGCGATTTCAAAGATGTCTAACTCTCTTGggtcgtttcttctgggaGGCCTGGTGCAGCCTCTGCTCGGCACCCTGCAGAACTGGACatcgaaaaagaggaagcagcgagaagacgagcaggCGGGACTGCAAACGGCTGCCTCGGGAGTGGCTTGTAGCCAGAGTGGCCGACCTCTTGGTTCCGTTCCAGCAGGGTGTGTCTTAAGGCAGGGAGGACGAATCATCCCGGCTGATAGCTTGCccggaaggagagaacgatgTTCCGGTGGCCACACAAAAGACGGCAGCGGCTGGAGTGTATTGCCATCGCAAAAATCTCTCGCGCCCGCAGCGAAGCGTCGTCGCGGTTCGGCTGGTAGAGGGCAAGGAAACGCCACTGGTGGGAACCGCCGAGATGCGGAACGAAATGAAGCTGGAGACACAGGTGTGCTGACGGAAGACGACTCCTCTCAATCGGTCCACCAGTGGCCCGCCACAGAGCACCCTGGGGGGCAGCTGCAAAGGTCGAAGCGGGGCAAAGCGCtcaggagaaaggcgaggaatTCAGCAAAGAAGGCGCCGGAACGGGAGGGTATCCCGGAATCTGAGTTTCAGAGACCTCTGGGATCAGAGGCGCTGCGGGAAATGAGTTCTCAGATTCCTGGGACAGACTCGGCTTCAGAAAACCTAGAAGCAAAGGCGACGGGTCATGATGCTCTCTCGTCCCATGCCTCCGTTTCCACATTCCCATCAACGGAGATAAGGGAAATACAGCGGAAGACAGCCGCCAGTTTGCCATCGAGCGGTCATCTGTCGACATCTCTAGCGTTCGCGCGTCCGCTGGGGTTCCCTGCGGGCTCTTCTGCCAGTGCAGCAGAACTCGAGGCGCGTCCCGGCCAGGCGAGGGGCAACGGCCTGTGCAGACAGGAAGGATCTGGGACAGTGGAAGGAAAGGTTCTTACCAGAATTacttcctcgctgtctcctcatcTCTCCTCTGCCAACGAGCAGACCCTCCAGAATAGGGGAGGGTATCTCTCATCGGCGGCGCCGAATCACCTGTCGTCCCCGTCCGCACCGTCCCTCCCGAATTCCTCCTGCTCGGTTCCGTGTTCTACGGGGGACGGCGAGAGGGGACACGCGCAGACGCaattctcttctttgccatCATCGCTCGATCCACAGACAGGTGAAGTGGGC contains the following coding sequences:
- a CDS encoding SNF7 family protein (encoded by transcript TGME49_315350); its protein translation is MGNKHSVIPLIFDMKIKARELKRQSERCYRESEGEKGKVKAALQKNNSEGARVFAQNFIRKQQEGLHCLQLSSKLDAVASRLDAAHRSQQMSKQMRSAAYGLSNALRTLDGGTSLRQMEEFAKLFDDLDVRSDSVSTLLDASTSTSIPLEQVDDVLKHVATAAKIHMECEDFSQTSASLTLKRQEHVGPIASPAFGQHPISYNTSKRESDKRLPVSVYERHPIAVGTAADPFKEINSIVGRGELPSSPGDSIGSSCGGVGLMPARIWGGSPSPASHHPQL